One stretch of Riemerella columbina DNA includes these proteins:
- a CDS encoding GtrA family protein — translation MKLLKRHRQIILFIIAGGLSAVVEIGTFKLLSVVLPQYLPQEQDWGGVHYPLSNILSTTMGILSNYFLSIWFVFKRGKHSKRREFAYFMAVSFLSTALSLLAFQMFYWWVFTSNIEVPFFTFSRAILSKIAAIVLVSILNYSVKKRVIFNG, via the coding sequence ATGAAACTCTTAAAAAGACATCGGCAGATTATCTTGTTCATCATCGCTGGGGGGCTGAGTGCCGTGGTGGAAATCGGTACTTTTAAGTTACTGAGCGTGGTGCTACCGCAGTATTTGCCACAGGAGCAAGATTGGGGCGGCGTGCATTATCCGCTGAGCAATATCCTCTCCACCACCATGGGAATTCTCTCCAATTATTTCCTCAGTATTTGGTTTGTCTTTAAAAGAGGCAAACACTCTAAACGGCGTGAGTTTGCGTACTTTATGGCAGTTTCATTCTTGTCCACCGCGCTGAGTTTATTGGCATTTCAGATGTTCTATTGGTGGGTATTTACGAGCAATATAGAGGTGCCATTCTTCACTTTCAGCCGTGCCATTTTGAGTAAAATAGCCGCTATTGTTTTGGTGTCTATCCTTAATTATAGCGTGAAAAAGCGTGTGATTTTCAATGGATAA
- a CDS encoding MFS transporter, which translates to MQLEPLKTLRNTEFRALLLGRFFLILAFRMMATLLGWWVYQLTKNPLSIGLIGLSEVVPAVSTALYAGHVIDMNEKKKMLLLCNYAYIVLVGALMSLAFLSPKLNLTGYQTTYFIYGIIFLTGICRAFIGPLVPTMIPKIVKKENLPNAITLNQATFLTSSVCGHALGGFLIALITIKWTLAVIIGLMLFASLFFWKLKPQSSEHNKKEVQILESMREGIAYIYKTKEILGALCLDMFAVLFGGAVAMIPVFASDILKVGAQGFGLLNAASDIGSMCIIILLSFVPLKRHQGKILLVAVAGFGLCIIGFGLSKLYWLSFLFLMLSGMLDGISVVVRGTIVQLKTPDHIRGRVLSVNSIFIMSSNEMGQFESGVAAKLLGVVRSVVLGGTMTVLIALSVGLFNKKLRQMSY; encoded by the coding sequence ATCCAGTTAGAACCCTTAAAAACCCTAAGAAATACCGAGTTCCGAGCGCTATTATTGGGGCGTTTTTTTCTTATTTTAGCTTTCAGAATGATGGCTACGCTCTTAGGTTGGTGGGTTTATCAACTGACTAAAAACCCTTTATCCATTGGGCTTATCGGACTTTCGGAGGTGGTGCCTGCCGTTTCTACAGCGCTCTACGCAGGGCATGTGATTGATATGAACGAGAAAAAGAAAATGCTCCTCCTCTGCAACTACGCTTATATAGTGCTGGTGGGTGCGCTTATGAGCTTGGCATTTCTATCGCCGAAGCTCAACCTTACAGGCTACCAAACCACCTATTTTATTTATGGCATTATCTTTCTCACGGGGATTTGTAGGGCTTTTATTGGACCTTTGGTTCCCACGATGATTCCCAAAATTGTTAAAAAAGAAAACTTGCCCAATGCCATTACCCTCAACCAAGCCACTTTTCTCACCTCTTCCGTTTGCGGACACGCTTTGGGCGGCTTTCTCATTGCTTTAATTACAATCAAATGGACTTTAGCCGTGATCATCGGTTTGATGCTCTTCGCCTCTTTATTTTTCTGGAAACTCAAGCCTCAATCCTCTGAACACAACAAAAAAGAAGTCCAAATTTTGGAAAGTATGCGAGAGGGCATTGCCTATATTTATAAAACGAAGGAAATTCTGGGCGCACTCTGTTTAGATATGTTTGCCGTGCTGTTTGGCGGTGCCGTAGCGATGATTCCTGTCTTTGCAAGCGATATTCTCAAAGTGGGCGCTCAAGGTTTTGGATTGCTCAATGCCGCTTCGGACATTGGTTCTATGTGTATCATCATTTTGCTTTCCTTTGTGCCACTCAAACGACATCAAGGCAAAATATTACTGGTTGCCGTGGCTGGCTTTGGGCTGTGCATCATCGGTTTTGGGTTATCTAAACTCTATTGGCTTTCGTTTTTATTTTTGATGCTTTCGGGGATGTTAGACGGCATTTCTGTGGTGGTGCGAGGTACCATTGTCCAGCTGAAAACGCCTGACCATATCCGTGGGCGCGTGCTGAGCGTTAATTCTATTTTCATTATGTCCAGCAATGAGATGGGGCAATTTGAAAGCGGCGTAGCAGCGAAACTCCTCGGTGTGGTGCGTTCTGTGGTTTTGGGTGGCACAATGACCGTGCTGATTGCCCTCTCCGTGGGCTTATTCAATAAAAAACTAAGACAGATGAGTTACTAA
- a CDS encoding ribonucleoside-diphosphate reductase subunit alpha, translating into MEEQHIWWLNEESEQMLNRGYLLKGETVHGAIKRITTAAAKRLYKPELQPAFEEMITKGWISFSSPVWANMGTQRGLPISCFNVHIPDSIEGITHKMGEVIMQTKIGGGTSGYFGELRHRGTAVTDNGKSSGAVSFMKLFDTSMDVVSQGGVRRGAFAAYLDIDHGDIEEFLSIKDIGSPIQNLFIGVCVPDYWMQDMIDGDIEKRKIWARVLESRQQKGLPYIFFTDNVNRNKPQVYKDAGLMINASNLCSEIMLPSTADESFICCLSSMNLELFDEWKDTNAVKLAIYFLDAVLSEFIEKTEGNYYLQGARNFAIKHRALGLGVLGYHSYLQKNRIPFESFEATQFNARAFRHIKEEAEAASQELANIYGEPEMLKGYGRRNTTLMAIAPTTSSSAILGQTSPGIEPFASNYYKAGLAKGNFMRKNKYLAQLLEEKGLDNEETWRSIMLNHGSVQHLEGLTDEEKAVFKTFKEISPMEIISQAAQRQQYIDQAQSLNLQIPSNMPVKDVNYLMIEAWKKGVKTLYYQRSSSVSKEMMVNFVNCTSCEA; encoded by the coding sequence ATGGAAGAACAGCATATATGGTGGCTCAATGAAGAGTCTGAGCAAATGCTCAACAGAGGTTACCTCCTCAAAGGCGAAACGGTACACGGTGCCATTAAAAGAATTACCACGGCGGCAGCCAAAAGGCTCTACAAGCCGGAGCTACAGCCAGCGTTTGAAGAGATGATCACCAAAGGGTGGATCTCCTTTTCCTCCCCAGTTTGGGCGAATATGGGAACCCAGCGCGGACTACCGATTTCGTGCTTTAATGTCCACATCCCAGACAGCATAGAGGGCATTACCCACAAAATGGGCGAAGTGATTATGCAGACCAAAATTGGGGGCGGTACTTCGGGCTACTTTGGAGAACTCAGACACCGTGGCACTGCCGTAACCGACAATGGAAAATCCTCTGGTGCTGTCTCTTTTATGAAGTTGTTTGACACCTCTATGGATGTGGTGAGCCAAGGTGGCGTGCGCAGGGGCGCCTTTGCCGCTTATTTAGATATTGACCACGGCGATATTGAGGAGTTCCTTTCTATTAAAGACATCGGCAGCCCAATTCAGAACCTGTTCATCGGCGTTTGCGTACCAGATTATTGGATGCAAGATATGATAGATGGCGATATTGAGAAAAGAAAAATCTGGGCAAGAGTCTTAGAAAGTCGCCAGCAGAAGGGCTTACCGTACATCTTCTTTACCGATAATGTCAATAGAAACAAGCCTCAAGTCTATAAAGATGCAGGGCTGATGATTAACGCCAGCAACCTTTGCTCCGAGATTATGCTCCCTTCCACCGCAGATGAATCCTTTATCTGTTGCTTGTCTTCTATGAATTTAGAACTCTTTGATGAGTGGAAAGATACCAATGCTGTCAAGCTCGCTATTTATTTCTTAGACGCTGTACTCTCCGAGTTTATCGAAAAAACCGAAGGCAACTATTACCTGCAAGGCGCGCGCAACTTCGCAATTAAGCATAGAGCGTTGGGCTTAGGCGTGCTGGGCTATCACTCTTACCTTCAGAAGAATAGAATTCCGTTTGAGAGTTTTGAAGCCACCCAGTTTAACGCCCGTGCCTTCCGCCACATCAAGGAAGAAGCCGAGGCAGCCTCCCAAGAGCTCGCCAACATCTACGGCGAACCCGAAATGCTCAAAGGCTATGGCAGACGCAATACTACCCTTATGGCGATAGCGCCAACCACCTCCAGCTCGGCTATTTTAGGGCAAACATCGCCAGGGATAGAGCCTTTTGCCTCCAACTACTACAAGGCGGGCTTAGCCAAAGGAAACTTTATGCGGAAGAACAAATACTTGGCACAACTGTTAGAAGAAAAAGGCTTAGACAATGAGGAAACTTGGCGCAGTATTATGCTCAACCACGGCTCTGTACAGCATCTGGAAGGGCTAACCGATGAGGAAAAAGCGGTGTTCAAAACCTTTAAAGAAATATCTCCAATGGAGATCATCTCCCAAGCCGCCCAGCGCCAGCAGTACATAGACCAAGCGCAATCCCTCAACCTCCAAATCCCGTCTAATATGCCAGTAAAAGATGTGAACTACCTGATGATAGAGGCATGGAAGAAAGGCGTAAAAACCTTGTACTACCAAAGAAGTTCCTCTGTATCTAAGGAGATGATGGTCAACTTCGTGAACTGTACCTCCTGTGAGGCGTAG
- a CDS encoding ribonucleotide-diphosphate reductase subunit beta yields the protein MGIFDKRISYKPFEYPEVLQFVDSINKSFWVHSEVDFTADVQDFHSQLELHEKNAIKHALLAIAQIEVSVKTFWGNLYNHLPKPEFNGLGSTFAECEFRHSEAYSRLLEVLGYNNEFLNVVEIPAVKKRIDFLTEVLKHANSTQPKEYVSSLLLFSILIENVSLFSQFAIILSFTRFKGYMKNVSNIIAWTSVDEQIHANAGIYLINKIREEQPHLLTEADIEDIYQLVDTSLTVEAEILDWIFELGEIDKVSKKDLLNFMKYRVDDSLKKIGMKPRYNITAEEYKPMQWFEEEVFANSLDDFFAKRPVDYTKHDKPITENDLF from the coding sequence ATGGGAATATTTGATAAGCGTATCAGCTACAAGCCGTTTGAGTATCCAGAAGTATTACAATTTGTGGACTCCATCAATAAATCATTTTGGGTACATTCCGAAGTAGACTTCACTGCCGATGTGCAGGACTTCCACTCGCAGTTGGAGCTGCACGAGAAAAATGCCATTAAGCACGCCCTATTGGCGATTGCTCAGATTGAAGTCTCCGTAAAAACCTTCTGGGGCAATCTCTACAACCACCTGCCTAAGCCAGAATTCAACGGGTTGGGATCCACCTTTGCAGAGTGTGAGTTTAGACACAGCGAGGCCTACTCTCGCCTTTTGGAAGTGCTGGGCTACAATAACGAATTCCTAAATGTGGTGGAAATTCCTGCCGTTAAAAAGAGAATAGACTTCTTAACCGAAGTCCTTAAACACGCCAACTCCACGCAGCCGAAAGAGTATGTATCTTCATTGCTCTTATTTTCTATTTTGATAGAAAATGTGTCTCTATTCAGCCAGTTTGCTATTATTCTCTCTTTCACGAGGTTTAAGGGGTATATGAAAAATGTGTCCAACATCATCGCGTGGACCAGTGTAGATGAGCAAATCCACGCTAATGCGGGCATCTACCTCATCAATAAAATCAGAGAAGAGCAACCCCACCTCCTTACCGAGGCGGATATAGAGGACATCTATCAGCTGGTGGACACCTCCCTGACGGTGGAAGCCGAAATTTTAGATTGGATTTTTGAACTGGGCGAGATTGACAAAGTTTCTAAAAAAGACCTCCTCAACTTTATGAAATATAGAGTAGATGACTCCCTAAAAAAAATCGGGATGAAACCGAGATACAACATCACCGCAGAGGAATACAAACCGATGCAATGGTTTGAAGAAGAGGTGTTTGCTAATTCTTTAGATGATTTCTTCGCTAAGCGCCCTGTGGACTACACCAAGCACGACAAACCGATTACAGAAAATGATTTGTTTTAG
- the upp gene encoding uracil phosphoribosyltransferase → MLTVLSQNASLITEWINDLRNVDVQNDRMKFRRNLERIGEIAAYEISKHLPFNPVEITTPLAQINSQQISTQPVITTILRAGVPLFQGVLNYFDKADCGFVAAYRKHDANDYFSIKQDYLTCPNIEGRPLIVADPMLATGASLVEAIKDLLTNGTPSQLHIVAAIASQEGVDCISKTYPEAYLWVGALDEKLTSKGYITPGLGDAGDLSYGEKLQR, encoded by the coding sequence ATGCTTACTGTACTTTCTCAAAACGCCTCCTTAATAACGGAGTGGATTAACGATTTACGCAATGTAGATGTCCAAAACGACCGTATGAAATTTCGTAGAAACTTGGAGCGTATTGGCGAAATTGCAGCGTATGAAATCAGCAAACACCTGCCTTTTAACCCTGTTGAAATCACCACACCTTTGGCACAAATTAACTCCCAACAGATTAGTACCCAACCTGTTATCACAACGATACTAAGAGCTGGGGTTCCTTTATTTCAAGGCGTTCTCAATTATTTTGATAAAGCGGATTGTGGTTTTGTGGCGGCATATAGAAAACACGATGCCAACGATTATTTTAGCATTAAGCAAGATTATCTGACTTGTCCCAATATAGAGGGGCGGCCTTTAATTGTGGCAGATCCTATGCTGGCAACGGGCGCTTCTTTGGTGGAAGCCATTAAGGATTTATTAACCAATGGTACGCCTTCGCAACTCCATATTGTGGCGGCTATTGCGAGCCAAGAGGGCGTGGATTGCATCTCCAAAACCTATCCTGAGGCTTATCTTTGGGTGGGCGCTTTAGATGAAAAACTGACCTCAAAAGGCTACATTACCCCTGGGCTTGGCGACGCTGGCGATTTAAGCTACGGCGAAAAACTCCAACGCTAA
- a CDS encoding S9 family peptidase, which yields MKINKSYLLILALSALSPAQNKKFTMEDAVLGLRSNLAVKSIYGLDWAKNQEGYIQQVKNAYTITQYPSMKVDTLVSLHQINQNLSKERQLKGFPRLTFINDEKAYFDQNNTYYLVEKQAGAWQIKIWEQLPEDAENIQITDNGTFLFTVKNNLYSQYLGKKTAITQEQNENIISGQSVHRNEFGIHGGIFPAPDQNKVAFYKMDQTMVKDYPIIDWSVVPAENHNIKYPMAGGTSHQVCLGIYDFKTQQTQFLQIDGDPEQYLTAVSWSPDSRFIFVGVLNRDQNHLKMNQYDAQTGRFIKTLFEEKNAKYVEPEHPLLFLPHSNQDFIWQSQRSGFNHLYHYHIDRGLVQQITTGDWLVTDVLGFNAAKHEIYINTTKNSPLERQVYKVNWKNKKLTPITSASGMHRGLLNQNGTLLIDTYSNAEVPRNINLINTQNLKSQPLFSAENPLKDYARPEVKNVTLKADDGTPLYGKLILPTDFNPNQKYPVIVYLYGGPHAQLITNTFPASGNLWYEYLAQRGYVVFSMDNRGSSNRGFKFESAPFRQLGTVEMEDQLKGVAYLKSLPYVDADRMGVHGWSFGGFMTTSLMLRHPEVFKVAVAGGPVIDWNMYEIMYTERYMDSPQQNPKGYAQANLLDKIQNLKGKLLLIHGTQDDVVVWQHTINLLRNAVEKGTQLDYFVYPGHAHNVLGKDRVHLMQKVTDYFDLYLKDKK from the coding sequence ATGAAAATCAACAAAAGTTACTTACTGATATTGGCGCTCTCCGCCTTATCTCCCGCTCAAAACAAGAAATTCACTATGGAAGATGCCGTTTTGGGGCTTCGCTCTAACCTTGCTGTGAAAAGCATTTATGGCTTAGACTGGGCAAAAAATCAAGAGGGCTACATCCAACAAGTCAAAAACGCCTATACCATTACCCAATACCCTTCTATGAAGGTGGACACCTTGGTTTCTCTGCATCAAATCAACCAAAATTTATCCAAAGAAAGGCAGCTCAAAGGCTTTCCGAGGCTCACTTTCATCAATGATGAAAAGGCGTATTTTGACCAAAACAACACTTATTATCTTGTAGAAAAACAGGCTGGCGCATGGCAAATTAAAATTTGGGAACAGCTCCCTGAAGATGCCGAAAATATCCAAATTACCGACAATGGCACTTTTCTTTTTACGGTTAAAAACAACCTTTATAGTCAATATTTAGGCAAGAAAACCGCCATCACGCAGGAACAAAACGAGAATATCATCAGCGGGCAATCCGTTCACCGCAACGAATTCGGGATCCATGGCGGCATCTTCCCTGCCCCAGACCAAAACAAGGTCGCTTTTTACAAAATGGACCAAACGATGGTCAAAGATTACCCCATCATCGATTGGAGCGTGGTGCCAGCTGAAAATCATAACATTAAATATCCCATGGCGGGCGGCACCTCTCACCAAGTCTGTTTAGGAATTTACGATTTTAAAACGCAACAAACGCAATTTCTGCAAATAGATGGCGACCCAGAGCAATACCTAACCGCCGTTTCGTGGAGTCCAGATTCGCGTTTTATCTTCGTTGGGGTGCTGAACAGAGATCAAAACCACCTCAAAATGAACCAATACGATGCGCAAACGGGGCGCTTTATCAAAACGCTTTTTGAGGAAAAAAATGCCAAATATGTGGAGCCTGAGCACCCGCTATTGTTCCTCCCTCACTCTAACCAAGATTTTATTTGGCAGAGCCAGAGGAGCGGCTTTAACCACCTTTACCACTACCACATTGACCGAGGTCTGGTGCAACAGATTACCACGGGCGACTGGCTGGTGACCGATGTCTTAGGCTTCAATGCCGCTAAGCATGAAATTTACATCAATACCACTAAAAATTCGCCGCTGGAAAGGCAAGTTTATAAAGTGAATTGGAAGAATAAAAAACTCACGCCAATCACTTCTGCATCAGGGATGCACAGAGGGCTACTCAACCAAAATGGGACGCTCCTTATCGATACTTATTCTAACGCCGAAGTGCCGAGGAACATCAACCTCATCAATACGCAGAATTTAAAATCTCAACCTCTATTTTCTGCGGAAAATCCACTAAAAGATTACGCCCGACCTGAGGTAAAAAATGTAACGCTAAAAGCCGATGATGGTACGCCTCTTTATGGAAAATTGATACTCCCCACTGATTTTAATCCTAACCAAAAATATCCCGTTATCGTTTATCTTTATGGTGGCCCACACGCACAACTCATCACCAATACCTTCCCTGCCAGCGGCAATCTTTGGTACGAATATTTAGCGCAAAGGGGCTATGTGGTTTTCTCAATGGACAACCGAGGCTCTTCTAATCGTGGTTTCAAGTTTGAGTCCGCTCCATTCCGACAATTGGGCACTGTGGAAATGGAAGACCAACTGAAAGGCGTGGCTTATTTGAAATCTTTGCCTTATGTAGATGCCGATAGAATGGGCGTTCACGGCTGGAGTTTTGGTGGCTTTATGACCACAAGTTTGATGCTTCGCCATCCTGAAGTGTTTAAAGTGGCGGTGGCTGGCGGCCCTGTTATCGATTGGAATATGTACGAAATTATGTACACCGAGCGCTATATGGACAGCCCTCAACAGAACCCCAAAGGCTATGCGCAAGCCAATCTTTTGGATAAAATTCAAAATCTGAAAGGGAAACTTCTCCTGATCCACGGCACTCAAGATGACGTGGTGGTATGGCAACACACCATTAACCTCCTAAGGAATGCTGTAGAAAAGGGCACGCAGCTGGATTATTTTGTTTACCCTGGGCACGCCCATAATGTGTTAGGCAAAGACCGTGTACACCTAATGCAAAAAGTAACCGATTATTTTGACCTTTATTTAAAGGATAAGAAGTAA
- a CDS encoding lysophospholipid acyltransferase family protein, translating to MVILVYLWRLWFVVLGVLLTLLMAPWVYIFSFNKKHFRIAYFFIRIWALGLYYGMGFRYRWIKETQRKIEKGRQYVFIANHTSVMDIMLMVVLLPEHPLCFVGKKELVKLPIFGTIYKRVAVMVDRDSAKSRAEVYTRAAERMQHGQNMVIFPEGLVPDDTTVTLAPFKNGAFMLASQHQLPLCVLTFVGLKQMFPFDNAKGYPGRVKVFLNEIIEPADGYTLETMKEAAFQMIKNTIEKHEVSF from the coding sequence ATGGTCATTTTAGTCTACCTTTGGCGGCTTTGGTTTGTGGTTTTGGGCGTATTGCTCACCTTGCTGATGGCGCCGTGGGTTTATATTTTTTCTTTTAATAAGAAGCACTTTCGCATTGCGTATTTCTTTATTAGAATTTGGGCGCTGGGGCTTTATTATGGTATGGGCTTCCGCTACCGATGGATCAAGGAAACGCAACGGAAAATAGAGAAAGGCAGGCAGTATGTATTTATCGCTAACCATACATCCGTGATGGATATTATGCTGATGGTGGTCTTGTTGCCAGAGCATCCGCTGTGTTTTGTTGGAAAAAAAGAATTGGTAAAACTCCCCATTTTTGGAACGATTTACAAACGCGTGGCAGTTATGGTGGACCGAGATAGCGCCAAGAGCCGTGCCGAGGTGTACACGCGCGCCGCAGAGCGGATGCAGCACGGACAGAATATGGTTATCTTCCCAGAAGGTTTGGTGCCAGATGATACGACAGTCACTTTGGCGCCGTTTAAAAATGGGGCGTTTATGCTTGCCAGCCAGCACCAGTTGCCGCTTTGCGTTCTGACCTTTGTGGGGCTTAAGCAGATGTTTCCTTTTGATAATGCTAAGGGTTACCCTGGGCGCGTGAAGGTTTTCCTCAATGAAATTATAGAACCTGCCGACGGTTATACTTTAGAAACGATGAAAGAAGCCGCCTTCCAGATGATAAAAAATACCATAGAAAAACACGAAGTATCATTTTAA
- a CDS encoding TlpA family protein disulfide reductase yields the protein MKKAILLSPLLLSTMALAQFNISIEAPDSFSKKEVMVYTLNGSKDFLTAQAQKKNGKWNIQIPQAYHGMLRAYFPDNKQSVNFMSENQEVKIKLDTDGQNIKKIDYQDPANQTMYQLLQNNQKKERILPVLSQIKGFYNDNSAFDQALAAEINRLNQAKMAGQNLSQYPFIQYYFEHTLYANQNPEKPLTADDYIQFLSSSNEFLETSSLLKPTLLNFLRSLSKEQIDPKVGQLLEAVSVESPRGQTILAELLDIFETYGLEEEKDKYFKLASNLKCEINKNLKSSLTSIKNTMVGSTFPDYTFTSNLKNTKAKKLSDVKASKKLVLFWASTCPHCMSELPQILEKYPQLKQQGIEVVAFSLDQDAQAYQNTVASLPWINDSELKGWESSYAETYNVHATPTYYLLDAQDKIIDKPHNFKAFLGTINLK from the coding sequence ATGAAAAAAGCAATCCTTTTATCGCCATTATTGCTATCTACGATGGCTTTGGCGCAGTTTAACATCAGCATAGAAGCCCCCGATAGTTTTTCTAAAAAAGAGGTTATGGTCTATACTTTGAATGGTTCCAAAGACTTCTTAACCGCACAAGCACAAAAGAAAAACGGCAAGTGGAACATCCAAATTCCTCAGGCTTACCACGGGATGCTTAGGGCTTATTTCCCTGACAACAAGCAATCGGTTAATTTCATGTCCGAAAACCAAGAGGTCAAAATTAAATTGGATACCGATGGGCAAAATATCAAGAAAATTGATTACCAAGACCCTGCCAACCAAACGATGTATCAACTTTTGCAAAATAATCAAAAAAAGGAAAGAATACTGCCTGTTTTATCTCAAATTAAAGGTTTTTATAATGATAATTCCGCTTTTGACCAAGCATTAGCCGCAGAAATCAATCGGCTTAATCAAGCTAAAATGGCGGGGCAAAATTTATCGCAATATCCTTTTATTCAGTATTATTTTGAGCATACGCTTTATGCCAATCAAAATCCTGAAAAGCCCCTAACGGCAGATGATTACATCCAATTTCTATCTTCCAGCAATGAGTTTTTAGAAACCTCATCGCTCCTCAAACCTACCCTCCTCAACTTCCTGCGTTCTTTATCCAAAGAGCAAATAGATCCCAAAGTAGGGCAACTTTTGGAAGCCGTTAGCGTGGAATCGCCAAGAGGGCAAACTATATTGGCAGAGTTGTTAGATATTTTTGAAACTTATGGCTTAGAAGAGGAAAAAGATAAATATTTCAAACTTGCATCCAATCTTAAATGCGAAATCAATAAAAATCTAAAAAGTAGCCTCACTTCAATTAAAAACACGATGGTGGGCAGCACTTTCCCTGATTATACCTTCACGAGCAACCTTAAAAATACCAAGGCTAAAAAGCTCAGCGATGTAAAAGCCAGCAAAAAATTGGTGTTATTCTGGGCATCTACTTGTCCGCATTGTATGTCTGAATTGCCACAGATTTTAGAAAAATACCCACAGCTAAAACAGCAAGGCATCGAGGTGGTGGCGTTTTCCTTAGACCAAGATGCTCAGGCTTACCAAAACACCGTTGCCTCTTTACCATGGATTAACGATTCTGAGCTGAAAGGCTGGGAAAGTAGCTACGCTGAAACTTACAATGTGCACGCTACGCCAACTTATTATCTTTTAGATGCTCAGGATAAAATTATAGACAAGCCACATAACTTTAAAGCCTTTTTAGGCACAATAAATTTGAAATAA
- a CDS encoding GH3 auxin-responsive promoter family protein, producing MLKWIKKQLALTWAKIHQKQVAKAGQQAAQHQEALLLQMVKTAEKTLFGRVHHFENIKTIQDFQKQVPITDYEGLKPYIDKMKRGQAHILWTGTPEYFAKTSGTTSGAKYIPISKEGMPFQIQAARSALLHYIAQKNNANFVNGKMIFLQGSPELEEVYGIKTGRLSGIVAHHIPHYLQKNRLPSYATNCIDDWETKIHKIADETEHEDMRLISGIPPWLIMYFEILVERHGKPIKALFPNLQLIVTGGVNYGPYRKKMEQLLGGAVDIVQTFPASEGFFAFQDDISKEGLLLLAQHGIFYEFVPLAEFGKPNAPCLTLKEIELHQDYAMIITTNSGLWRYAIGDVVRFISKNPYRILVSGRTKHYTSAFGEHVIAYEVEEAIKRAIAKHPAQITEFHLAPQVTPAHQELPYHEWLIEFQQPPADLKAFAATLDQEMKSLNTYYDDLIQGKVLQPLKITPLKKNAFHHYAKSEGKLGGQNKIPRLANDRTIAEFLETQRLD from the coding sequence ATGTTAAAATGGATTAAAAAGCAACTCGCTTTAACTTGGGCTAAAATACACCAAAAGCAGGTGGCTAAAGCAGGACAGCAGGCGGCGCAACATCAGGAAGCGCTATTGCTCCAAATGGTAAAAACTGCCGAGAAAACGCTTTTTGGGAGAGTCCATCATTTTGAAAATATTAAAACCATTCAAGATTTTCAAAAGCAAGTGCCCATTACCGATTATGAGGGCTTAAAACCTTATATCGATAAGATGAAGCGAGGGCAAGCCCATATCTTGTGGACTGGCACTCCTGAATATTTTGCAAAAACCTCGGGGACCACTTCTGGGGCTAAATATATTCCGATTTCTAAGGAGGGAATGCCGTTTCAAATCCAAGCGGCACGGTCGGCGCTATTGCATTATATTGCGCAGAAAAACAATGCCAATTTTGTTAATGGCAAAATGATTTTCCTACAAGGTTCGCCCGAATTAGAGGAGGTTTATGGCATTAAAACAGGGCGGCTCTCGGGGATTGTGGCGCACCATATTCCGCATTATCTCCAAAAAAACAGGTTGCCCTCCTACGCGACCAACTGCATAGACGATTGGGAAACGAAAATCCACAAAATCGCTGATGAAACAGAACACGAGGATATGCGGCTGATTTCGGGCATTCCACCGTGGCTCATTATGTATTTTGAAATTTTGGTGGAGCGCCACGGCAAGCCTATCAAAGCGCTTTTTCCAAATTTACAACTTATCGTAACAGGGGGCGTTAATTACGGACCTTACCGAAAAAAAATGGAACAGCTCTTGGGCGGCGCCGTTGATATTGTGCAAACCTTCCCTGCCAGTGAAGGCTTTTTTGCATTTCAAGATGATATTTCTAAGGAAGGGCTTTTGCTACTGGCCCAGCACGGTATTTTCTATGAATTTGTGCCGTTGGCAGAGTTTGGAAAACCAAATGCGCCTTGCCTGACTTTAAAAGAGATAGAGCTTCACCAAGATTATGCAATGATCATCACTACCAATTCTGGGCTTTGGCGCTATGCTATCGGCGATGTGGTGCGGTTTATTTCTAAAAATCCTTACCGCATTTTGGTGAGTGGCAGAACCAAGCATTACACCTCGGCTTTCGGTGAGCATGTGATTGCCTACGAGGTGGAAGAAGCGATAAAAAGGGCGATAGCCAAACATCCTGCACAGATTACAGAGTTCCATTTGGCACCGCAAGTAACGCCAGCGCATCAAGAACTGCCCTACCACGAGTGGCTGATAGAATTTCAGCAACCACCAGCAGATTTAAAGGCTTTTGCCGCAACACTCGACCAAGAGATGAAAAGTCTCAACACTTATTATGATGATTTAATCCAAGGGAAAGTGCTGCAACCGCTCAAAATTACACCGCTTAAAAAAAATGCCTTTCATCATTATGCAAAATCCGAAGGCAAGCTGGGCGGACAAAATAAAATCCCAAGACTGGCGAATGATAGAACCATCGCTGAATTTTTAGAAACCCAGCGATTAGATTAG